From one Lolium rigidum isolate FL_2022 chromosome 4, APGP_CSIRO_Lrig_0.1, whole genome shotgun sequence genomic stretch:
- the LOC124647652 gene encoding uncharacterized protein LOC124647652 produces MAGERRRSGVAAAADAASWCCGLALVALLLVSSLGAEEAEEQGGVVVARGPRMHAASRRPCEEIYVVVEGETLHSISDRCGDPYILEHNPHVHDPDDVFPGLVIKITPRAAAAENRN; encoded by the coding sequence ATGGCGGGAGAGCGGAGGCGGTCAGgggtggcggccgcggcggacGCGGCGTCGTGGTGCTGCGGGCTGGCGCTGGTGGCGCTGCTGCTGGTGTCGTCGCTCGGCGCCGAAGAGGCGGAGGAGCAAGGTGGAGTGGTGGTGGCCCGCGGCCCCCGGATGCACGCGGCGTCGCGGAGGCCGTGCGAGGAGATATACGTGGTGGTGGAGGGGGAGACGCTGCACAGCATCAGCGACAGGTGCGGCGACCCCTACATCCTGGAGCACAACCCGCACGTCCACGACCCCGACGACGTTTTCCCCGGACTCGTCATCAAGATcacaccgcgcgccgccgccgccgagaaccGCAACTGA